One Tenuifilum sp. 4138str genomic region harbors:
- a CDS encoding TolC family protein, protein MNRYIAILIATLFFSSLSFAQTLDDYFKIAAENNPGLQAIYKEYEAALQKVPQVSTLPDPTFSFGYFISPVETRVGPQQAKFSLTQMFPWFGTLKAQGNVATLTAEAKFQSFIDARNRLYFQVASAYYPLYELKDFVRIEQENISILESYKTIATQKFKNGTGTMVDVLRVDIMLKDAQTNLSILRDKEKPLLTTFNKLLNRSENEPVQISDTLKSVILLDNYRKDSLIVANPKLKALDLKLQASQTAEIVAQKQGLPKLGIGLDYVLVGERADISMPDNGKNVLMPMVSISIPIFRAKYNASVKESQLMQESYTLQKQEVTNTLFSEYETVWFQVQQQLQLISLYEQQIQTSQKSLNLLFTSYGNSGKEFEEVLRMQQQLLKYQKMKATALVQYHIAVEKINYITSKSY, encoded by the coding sequence ATGAACCGATATATAGCAATATTAATAGCAACGCTATTTTTTAGTAGCTTGAGCTTTGCTCAAACTCTTGACGACTATTTTAAAATAGCTGCCGAAAACAATCCGGGTTTACAGGCTATTTATAAAGAATACGAAGCAGCTTTACAGAAAGTGCCGCAAGTAAGTACCTTGCCCGACCCGACTTTTTCTTTCGGGTATTTTATCTCTCCGGTGGAAACAAGAGTTGGGCCGCAACAGGCAAAGTTCTCACTAACGCAAATGTTCCCGTGGTTTGGTACTTTAAAAGCACAGGGCAATGTTGCTACCTTAACAGCAGAAGCAAAGTTTCAAAGCTTTATTGATGCTCGTAATAGACTTTATTTTCAGGTGGCTTCTGCTTACTATCCATTGTACGAATTAAAAGATTTTGTTCGTATTGAACAGGAAAATATCAGTATTTTAGAATCCTATAAAACCATTGCTACTCAGAAATTTAAAAATGGAACAGGAACAATGGTAGATGTGCTGCGTGTGGATATTATGCTGAAAGATGCACAAACCAATCTTAGTATTCTGAGAGATAAAGAGAAACCATTGCTGACTACGTTCAACAAGCTTTTAAATCGTTCTGAAAATGAACCGGTGCAGATTAGCGATACGTTGAAATCGGTGATTCTCTTAGATAATTACAGAAAAGATTCACTGATTGTAGCCAATCCAAAATTAAAAGCACTCGATTTAAAATTGCAGGCAAGCCAAACCGCAGAGATTGTTGCACAAAAGCAAGGATTACCGAAATTGGGTATAGGCTTGGATTATGTATTGGTGGGCGAACGTGCCGATATTTCTATGCCTGATAATGGAAAAAATGTTCTGATGCCAATGGTAAGCATTAGTATTCCAATCTTTCGGGCTAAATACAACGCATCGGTGAAAGAATCTCAACTGATGCAGGAAAGTTACACACTTCAAAAGCAGGAAGTAACAAATACTCTTTTTTCTGAATATGAAACGGTTTGGTTTCAGGTTCAACAACAGTTGCAGTTAATATCACTTTACGAACAACAAATACAGACCTCGCAAAAATCATTAAATCTGCTATTTACTTCCTATGGAAATTCCGGGAAAGAATTTGAAGAGGTACTACGCATGCAGCAACAGTTGCTGAAATATCAGAAGATGAAAGCAACCGCCTTGGTTCAATACCATATTGCCGTTGAGAAAATCAATTACATAACATCTAAATCGTATTAA